The Electrophorus electricus isolate fEleEle1 chromosome 8, fEleEle1.pri, whole genome shotgun sequence genome contains the following window.
ttgcattcatttttagcACGTAGCTGGCCAATCCCATGTGCACACTCTATCCACTCCTTCTCAAAGGCATGGCAGCGCGCAGCTTGTTTATATGGCTGCCCACTGCTCTGGTTCAGGAGCCAGCGGTCCAAATTGATGCCCAGCTTTGACTGAAGGTCAATGAACGGCATAGTTCTGTGgaatacatacaaatattgtTAATTAGGAAGCTGATATTTCAATAGTATTTATTTCTACTATGAAGTGTTTTTTGCACCAATGTATAAGTATTTAATAATTGCAATGGAGCTAAGAACTAGTCTGAAAACCACAT
Protein-coding sequences here:
- the ndufs5 gene encoding NADH dehydrogenase [ubiquinone] iron-sulfur protein 5 — encoded protein: MPFIDLQSKLGINLDRWLLNQSSGQPYKQAARCHAFEKEWIECAHGIGQLRAKNECKLELEDFYECMHRQKTYQRLLEIQKQRDKMIKEGSYTPLPHHTGNKKA